The Syntrophales bacterium sequence CCGGAACGTTCCATCAGGGGCGATATCATCGGTGTACTTGAAACACTCCTTCAGGGCGTTGAGGACCTGCTCTTCTCCTTTGTACTCATTGGCTACATACTTCGGATCCAGATCCACCTGGGCAAGGCCGGTTTTGGCAGGATAGTACAGGATTGTGAAGGTTTCGCGACAGGCCTGATAAAATCGTCCTTCCAGCTTGGTGAGCATCTCCGTCGCTTCTATATATTGGGGATCACTTTCTCTGACGCCTTCCTGGTTCATCTCCCCGATAATGGTCCGGATGGCGCTCAATTCCGCTGCCCGCTCCAGAACCGTATCGTAAGCCTTTGCGGCGCCGGTCATGAAACAGACCCGGTTCTTGAATTGCTGATGTTTGTAAAATTCCTCGATAGCCAGAAAAGAATCCTCCGTCGGCCGGAAGACGACCAGAGTCACATTGTCTTGCTGAAGCTGTATCTGATCGAGGGCCGGCAGGGGGAGGTGCTTCTGGTAGGCTGCTTTGGTGGTGATCTTGAACATTTCTCCCAGGCGGTCCCGGAGTTCCTTCTCCCGCTGCTCTCGAAGTTTGTTTCTGGCATAGGTGGCAACCTTGGCTTTCAGGTTCTCCACATTCTTAAAAAACAGCTTTCCGTCTCGGGTGACGTGAAGATACCAGGCATCCGCCTGCAGGCGATCCAGAACATTACGCAGATTGACCACATCTCGGTCTGGAGCGGCAAGATAGCCGATGAGCTCCGACCTTCCCAGACCCAGTATGGGACTCGTGGCTGTGGAGAGGGATGAAAGGAAAATCAGTTTTGCAATATCCTGGGCATCAGTGATTTTTCCCCCATCAATCTGCTGGGCCAGGGCGCTGCCGCCTTCCGCCGCGATATCCCGCGCAATAGCAGCCTCCAGTCCTGGGTTGATCTGCCGGATCTCCCCCAGCATAGAAGCATCCATGAGATCCATCTCATGGGGACCGATGAGATATTTCTTGCTCGCAACACCGGAATTCCAGAGATTGGAGACGATGATCCGCATAATCCGGATAAGGGCTCTGGTTTGCTGGAATCCCCGGTTTTCCTTGAACCGGGCATAGAGGTCCCGGATGGCGGGGTGAAAGGGATAGGCATTGATGATGTCGGCTTTTAGCTGATCGGGGGACACTTCCGAGATGCCCATCTTTTTGGCGTTCTCCAGCGCGGCGCTATAGTCACCGGCGACCTTCTCCACGTCTGACATGGCGGGTGTTTTCTCGAAAATGCGGGTCTGGAGGATGTGGTAGAGCTCATTGGTGTTCATCTTGACCGGGTCAATCCGAATGACATTCCGATGAACTTCCTGCTCCAAATCGCTCAGGGACTGCAGTGCCTGGGTAATGGCTGCGCTTCCACTCACATATGCCGTGCCGCTGAGATCCGTGATGACCACGCAGACGCGGGGGAGTTTGTTGCCATTTACGGCAATAAGGAGGTTTGCCAGGGCTGCGGTCGTCAGACGATCCAGGTAGGTGTCTCCAACAGCGACAGCCTTCGATGATTCAAAATATGGCGGCAGTTCATCAAGGAGGATGAGCACCGGTTCCCCCTTCAAGAGTTCAATCCATTTGTCAGGACTCGGTGGAATCAGGGGGCTGTAAAACTCATTGAACACAGCCTTGCGGTTGAGTTGCTCAGCAATTTCTCCCCAGATGCCAAAGGGAGTGCTCGTCTTCCTGCCGCTGAAAGTCACAACAGTTACCGCCCCCAAGTCTCCCGGATTGTAAAATTCGGACATGACCTTCTTGCGATATTTAGGGATTTTCGCCAGAAGCCCCAGAGCGATGAGGTTATGGGTTTTTCCGCCGCCCATGGACTGGCTGAGCAAGAATGTACCCGAAGCGCCGGTTGTTTTACCCTCCAGGCGATTGAAGGCTTCAGTGAGGAGAATCCTCATGCCCTCGGTGACGTAGTTTTCCGCGAAGAACTCATCCGGCTTGATTGCGGGTAGATCATCCAGATTATAGACCGTATCAAGTCGACTACGATCAAATACAGACTCCCTGGGCTGACAAAGTTCGCGTAGAGTGTTCATGGTGATATCTCCTGAATAACCGATTGGTCCTCCTCATTTTTGCTCCCAAGTGTAACTTAACACACTGTCCAAATTTTGGGGTCCACTATATTATTAAAGGGTGTTCAATAATTCAAATTTATTACTGGGCTGATTTTACCGGTTTTGATATAGTCAAAAATGATGTCATGAGTCAAGACGATATCATGTTCTACAGCATGGATGGTGACATTATCGAGGCCTTTATAAAAATTGCTAATCTCCATACGGTATCTGTTTTCTTTAACAAGGCCGAAAGTTCTTTCAACTCCTGTTCTGAACGGTTTCAGTTTTTTATAGATTAAGCTATGGGTCACCGCTGGTCCATATTTTCGATATCCATCATTGAAGTATGTATAACGACTATAGCCATATTTGTATTGTTCTTTGAGATAATCACACGTGAACAGCAAAGGCTGTCCAGATCTGTTACAGACCTTAAAACAGGCATACCGTGTCCTTTTTCGTTCATAGTCAATGCCTCTCGGTTTCATTGCAAAGCCCCAGGGACATAACGGGTAGCCATCTTTGGTAAACCCTTTTGGATAAACCATTTTTTTTCTTACGATGATAGGGATGATATCAAAGAACTCGTGGATGTCATGATGGATTTCCTCTGTATCATATCCCTTGTCCAGAATAATGTAAGAGAATTGAAGGAACGGATAACGAGCGGTAAGCGTTTCAATAAGGCCAACGATAAAAGCCTGATCCGATTCATTAGCGGGTGAGAGAAGGGTTACAAGGGGT is a genomic window containing:
- a CDS encoding DUF499 domain-containing protein yields the protein MNTLRELCQPRESVFDRSRLDTVYNLDDLPAIKPDEFFAENYVTEGMRILLTEAFNRLEGKTTGASGTFLLSQSMGGGKTHNLIALGLLAKIPKYRKKVMSEFYNPGDLGAVTVVTFSGRKTSTPFGIWGEIAEQLNRKAVFNEFYSPLIPPSPDKWIELLKGEPVLILLDELPPYFESSKAVAVGDTYLDRLTTAALANLLIAVNGNKLPRVCVVITDLSGTAYVSGSAAITQALQSLSDLEQEVHRNVIRIDPVKMNTNELYHILQTRIFEKTPAMSDVEKVAGDYSAALENAKKMGISEVSPDQLKADIINAYPFHPAIRDLYARFKENRGFQQTRALIRIMRIIVSNLWNSGVASKKYLIGPHEMDLMDASMLGEIRQINPGLEAAIARDIAAEGGSALAQQIDGGKITDAQDIAKLIFLSSLSTATSPILGLGRSELIGYLAAPDRDVVNLRNVLDRLQADAWYLHVTRDGKLFFKNVENLKAKVATYARNKLREQREKELRDRLGEMFKITTKAAYQKHLPLPALDQIQLQQDNVTLVVFRPTEDSFLAIEEFYKHQQFKNRVCFMTGAAKAYDTVLERAAELSAIRTIIGEMNQEGVRESDPQYIEATEMLTKLEGRFYQACRETFTILYYPAKTGLAQVDLDPKYVANEYKGEEQVLNALKECFKYTDDIAPDGTFRSRVENRLWPVGVREVAWSTIIQRAATDISWVWHHPNALDTLKDELVKRDIWRETMGYVDRGPFEKPRTSVQVQVLNRDENTGQVTVRIRPLNGDVVHMATGDVATASSKKLEDYDIKTKAMKLSFLCVDSTGEHGTGEPVTWTNTIFVKHRFYQEATERKCELQAVPKGTIKYTTDGSSAETHGTPYEKPFEIPKDCQVILAIAEAEGIKSHQESIPAPKGKIDEGTKIDRNKAAIWKRSFKKDATGETYKFLETAKKYGAELGGVCLTVMRDTRWIQLSTSDNSYHAIQHFEQGAELLKEFVTDGALSIDVGSLKFDSGQQLLDMVVDLKTEVKEGEVSQ
- a CDS encoding transposase encodes the protein MVNFQVPLPGLSRNFNNLTEQEKEFISYFSTIDIGCISPVVNCYAGIGPKGYGTSLILARMIKVKERILSDRQLAKALKQNDLYRFVTEDIQPSHNTFNTLRRRLSPDGFIEIHKHFVRKAHSLGLLDPEIKDLPKNRKKGIILVADSTFLITAGSTRGQKDEQGQWHFNDPSVAFSGKGHHKHKYAVGHKAHSLRTVSGIPLVTLLSPANESDQAFIVGLIETLTARYPFLQFSYIILDKGYDTEEIHHDIHEFFDIIPIIVRKKMVYPKGFTKDGYPLCPWGFAMKPRGIDYERKRTRYACFKVCNRSGQPLLFTCDYLKEQYKYGYSRYTYFNDGYRKYGPAVTHSLIYKKLKPFRTGVERTFGLVKENRYRMEISNFYKGLDNVTIHAVEHDIVLTHDIIFDYIKTGKISPVINLNY